A segment of the Methanobacterium petrolearium genome:
TTTGATTTTGTCAAGGAAATCAACATCACAAAATCTTAATCCATTCATCTGACCGTATATCTTCACTATCCGATCTTTTAATCTTCCTTCAACTTCCAGATCAGTACTGGTAATATCGAACTGGTCTTTTAAAGGGAATATTCTTTTATAATCGTCGAATTTGTTAACACCATGTTTAAGTAGTGTTTTAAGGTTATTACGTGCGATTTCAAGTTCTCTTTCATATTCTGGTCCAGCGTTTTCCTGGAATATTTTAAAACTTTCAACTGCTTCTGTGTACTGTTTTAACTGTACCAGGGGGAATGCTTTTAGATAATAACCCATTACGTATTCCGGATCCATTCTAATAGCATGTTCTAAATCATCGAGAGAGTCTTCATAGTTTTCCAACTTGTAATTTGCCTTCCCTTTCTCCCCCCAAACTGTAACGTTATCTGGGTCATGTTTCAAAGCTTCATTGTAACATTCAATGGCTTCACTAAACTTATTTTGATTGTAATACTCCTGACCAGAAGCGATCCACTCATCAGTGGTTTTTTTCCCGCTTTCACCATCTTTCCCTTTATCACTAAACAATTTCATCCATTCCCCTCCCAAGAACAGATCCCCTAACCTCATAAGAATTTATTAATCTTCTCTATTCTGTTTGCTAGTTCTTAATATAATTCTCTTTAGTAGGATCCAGGTTAATTCAACTCAGATGTGTTCTAAAAATTAAAGTTTCCAAAAAGTAATTTAAATATAATTCCAACTACTAAAGCAACGGTGATACTAGCAAATGTCCCTAATAAATAATATTCAGCGAAATGTCTTGTATTGAGTTCCTTGAATCTTGCTATAGATTTTGCACCAAATACAATAGATATGGCTGCATATTGATTTGTCAAAACTAAAGTGAAAATAATTATCCTTTCGAATATTCCGATGTATTTACCTGCTTTATCAATACCAGAGTTTTCAACATTTGTACTGAAGGGTTTTAGGAACATTTGAATTGCAATTCCTAAAATTACCATTAATCCATATCCTAAAATTAAAATAAATAGTTCTAACAACATTCAATCACACTTTTTTCCTCAACTTTTGAACCTTATTTGGATCAATTTAGAATTTGAACCTTATTTGGATCAATTTAGAATTTGAACCTAAAGTGGATCATGGGGATCGTTTCTAGTTAACTCATTCTGTAAAACTTTTTCCCCATATTTTATCATGGAATATTTGCCAGCTTCTAAAGTCTTATAAATACTTCGATTTCCAATATTAAATTCAAAAGCGGCTTTCTCTATTGCAACTGTATTTTCATTATGGTTTCGATAAAATAATATAATTTCCTTTCTTCTATCAGTCCAACTCCACATTATATCAAATGTAAAATTGAAGATACATTCAATCAAATCATTATTCTTTAAATCACTTTTAAGAACGACCCACCTATTCTTCTTTTTGGCAGTATTCAAAGCTTTTGAAGAAAGATGAAAGGCTTCACCGTCGATTTCTTGAACATAGTTGCTTAATGGTGTAGAAATAGGCCCAGTTCCAACGCCTAAATAAAAAGGATGATTAATTGTTTGGAAAAGTGAGAAATAAATATCAATTATAATATTATATGTAGAGATCATCCCTTGAAAACCATCTCCACCAATAATTCTAAAGTCTGAAACAATATATTCATTGAAATTAGAATTAAGTTCATTAATTGCATTTTTCAGATTATCTTGGGAAAGAGATCTATTATTAATTTTTTTGGATGATTTTAAATCACCAGTGATAACTATATACATAATTTCACTTTTTGCATTACTTAACTTAACATG
Coding sequences within it:
- a CDS encoding SatD family protein, coding for MYIVITGDLKSSKKINNRSLSQDNLKNAINELNSNFNEYIVSDFRIIGGDGFQGMISTYNIIIDIYFSLFQTINHPFYLGVGTGPISTPLSNYVQEIDGEAFHLSSKALNTAKKKNRWVVLKSDLKNNDLIECIFNFTFDIMWSWTDRRKEIILFYRNHNENTVAIEKAAFEFNIGNRSIYKTLEAGKYSMIKYGEKVLQNELTRNDPHDPL